One genomic region from Maridesulfovibrio ferrireducens encodes:
- a CDS encoding TetR/AcrR family transcriptional regulator translates to MTKKEIVLKTAKEIFGELGYSGTTFKKIADRAGVAVGLLSHHYGNKEKLFKEAGFDVAERLSSTLQDEVLQAENGYDAVYRFAKRYLEFSIDPDEDFLVLVRCSPFSDLKTGADRDAMVHKFAQIPVLLENCVARGVRDGSIPNLLVAETASVVLCNLVGAVRTKLLTPYSPPKLYDEALKFMMRSLKAA, encoded by the coding sequence ATGACAAAAAAAGAAATAGTTTTAAAAACAGCTAAAGAGATATTCGGTGAACTTGGATATAGCGGCACAACCTTTAAGAAGATTGCTGACCGGGCAGGTGTTGCGGTCGGACTGCTTTCACATCATTATGGAAACAAGGAAAAACTGTTCAAAGAAGCCGGATTTGATGTAGCTGAAAGACTTAGTTCTACTCTTCAGGACGAGGTTTTACAGGCAGAAAATGGTTATGATGCTGTATACAGGTTCGCTAAACGTTATCTGGAATTTTCAATTGATCCAGATGAAGATTTTCTAGTTCTTGTTCGCTGTTCACCTTTTAGCGATCTTAAAACGGGAGCGGATCGGGATGCTATGGTCCATAAATTTGCTCAGATCCCTGTTTTGCTGGAAAATTGTGTTGCACGGGGAGTTCGGGACGGTTCCATCCCTAATTTGTTGGTAGCGGAGACAGCTTCTGTTGTTTTGTGTAACCTTGTAGGTGCGGTTCGAACTAAACTTTTAACTCCATACAGTCCTCCCAAATTATACGATGAGGCTCTTAAATTTATGATGCGCAGCTTGAAAGCCGCTTAG